CTCAAGGAGTCATGGCGGCTGACGGAGGCTGGCTGGCGGGTGGTCGCCATCGAGCGTCCCCCGGAGATGGTCAAGCCGCCGAGCCTTATACAGCGCATCAAGCGCATTCCCAACGCCTTCGCCACGGTAAGGATGTCGCGCCCGCCCGGGGCCGGGCCCGGCATGATGGGCCGCCGCTAAGCCAGCACGGCCCGCCGCGCGCGTAAGATCATCCAGGCATGGCCGAGGCTCAGGAGCTAGCAATCGCCAGCGTGCGGGGGCCGGTGCGCGCCCTCTTCCATCCGCCCGCCGAAAACGGCGCTGTCGTCGTCTGCGTGGGCGGCTTCGACGGGGGCTTCGATGGCCCGGCGGACGGCCTCTTCCCGGCGCTGGCCGAGGACCTTGCGCCGCACGGCATCGGCGTGCTGCGCGTCGACTTTCGCGACCGGCGCGCGCCAGGGATCGTCGCCAACGGCGCGACCGACGTGTTGGCGGCCGTCGAGGAAATGAAGCGTCGTGGCGTCAGGCGCTTCGGACTGGTCGGCCACAGCTTCGGGGGCGCCGTGATGATCCGCGTCGGCGCCTTCACGCCTGAAGTGAAGACGGTGGTCACCTTGAGCACCCAGACGGCGGGCGCGCTGGACGCGCCGAAGCTAGCACCGCGCTCCATCCTCCTCATCCACGGCCTGGACGACGTCCGCTTGCCGCCGGACTGCTCGCGCTATATTTACGCCATCGCCAAGGAACCGAAGCGGCTGGTGCTCCTGCCCGGCGCTCGCCACAGCCTGCGCCAGGCAGCGGGTGATGTCCGGCGCCTCGTTGGGGAGTGGTTGATCACGGAGTTGAAGTAGCGCAGGGGACTTCGGGTTGCGGCGCGGAAGACATGCCCTTAGTGCCGCGTGATGCCGGGCACGCCGAGGCGGATGACCTGCGAGACCTCCACCGTGACGATGAAGCTCTGACCCGTCCCGAGGGCCTGGATGCGAATGGCGGCCGTGCGGCGGCCGGGAGGAGCGCGCGACGCGTCCACGGTGACCTCTAGCTTGCCGTTGCGGTCGCAGGGCGCCTGAGGCGCGCAGGGGAGGTTCGGCCCGACGGCCGCGCCGGCATAAGGCCGGAGGACGATCCAGGGCTCGGTGGCCATGGCGTACCAGGCGAGGACGCCGGTGCCGGCGTTCTCGATCGTGATCGTCTCCACGGTCGAGCCGCTGCCGGGCGCTACACCCAGCTTGACTTCGGGCCTGGACACTCTGAGCTGGGGCGAGCCAAGCACGCGCTCGCGCAGCCGTGGGTCGGGAAGGGGCGTCGGGTCCAGGTGGAAAGGCTGAGGCGTCGGGATGTCCATGCTCGCGTAGGGGAAGACGAAGTTCGCGAGCTTTAGTGGCTCCCGCCAGGCGGGGTTGCTGAGGTCCGGGAGCGAGACGGGTATGCCCTGCCAGAGCGGCCTGCCGTCCACGATCGGTGGGTTCGCAATGCACCCGAAGACCAGCTCCTGATAGGGGTAGTTGGCCCGGTTGTGGCCCTTGCCGTCCCCGGAGGGGCCGCAGGAATACTGGGGCCGCGGCCAGGTGCCGTAGACCGGGTCCATCGGGTGGTTGCTGCGGTTCGCCCCCGGCCCGGTAAAGCCGTTGTAGCTCCAGACGGCGAAGTACCAGTTCTCCAGGAGCTCGGGCAGGCCGTTGGTGTCCGTGCCGGCCACCGGCCTCAGCTCCGGCGCCTGGTTCCATTTGTCGGCCAGGATGGCAGCGCCGCGGGCGATGTTGTAGGCGAAGTGCGTGGCGACGAGGGCCTGTTCCGGCGAGGCGCGCCCGCCTTCGCCCAGGGCGACCGTCATGCCGGACGTCACCTGCGCGATCCCATGGCCGCAGTCGAAAGACACCAGCGCCGGGCCAATCGACCCGAAGGGCACATCGACCGCCGCCTGCGTGATGCTGCTCTCGATCCAGGAGATGGCCTTCATCAGGGTCGGGGGCACGCGACCCGGCTGGGTCGAGCGCGAGGTGCGTGGTCCAAACTCCAGGTTCGGGATACCGAAGTAGGGGTCGCCCGGGAAGAGCATGTTCGCGGCGGCGAGTTCGATGGTCGTCAGGAAGAGAGAGCGGTCCTTGAGGTCCTCGTATGTCGTCGGCGCCGTCGGAAAGATGCACTCCGCGCGCGCCGGGCGCGCCGGCGCGACCGCCGCCATGACCGCCAGCAGGAAAGCGGCCGCAGCCAGGGCCAGCCGTCGCTGGCCACTCAGGAGCGAAAGGACCCGCCTAGCGATACGTCCAGCCAATGAAGGTGACCTCTCCCTGGGCGATGGTGCGGCGTTGGCCGTCGCGGCCTATGACGACGAGCGAGGCCAACCCCGGCGATGTGGCGCTGGGGCCGTCGAAGGAGCGGGCCGCGACACGGGCGCCTGAGCGAGACCAGGACAGGGGCACGTCGAACCCGCGCGGGCGAGAGCCAAGGACTTCGCCGTCTAGAAGCACCGCCCCGGCCCCGCCGCGGAGTGCGCCCAGCGTCAGGCCGCCGGACGGCGTCCAGGCCGGGCCGAACTCGTCGCCAGCCTCGCCCACGGCGGCGAGCGCTCCAGTCGCCAACTCCAGTACCTGCACCTGAGAACGGGACCGCGGCCCGTCCGGCGTCAGCGTGAGGAAGGCCAGCCTGGACCCGTCCGGCGAGAGAGCCCAGTCGCGGGTCAGGTCATCGGAGAGCCGCGCTACTGGCGCGCCCGTCAAGGCTACGGTGTCGACTCCATAGAGGTCAGAGCCCGCCCTCGAGACGGCGGCGTAGTAGAAGGTACGTCCGTCCGGGCTGAACCCTGCCGGGAAGAGGGCGACTTCGGAGCGGGCGAGCACCGAGGCCGCTCCGTCCGGTACCCTCACCTGCACCAGCTCGTAAGGCCCCTCCGTACCTGCCGGGGGGTCGATCGCCGAGCCCGACCGGCGTACGACGAGGCTCGACCCGTCCGGCGACCAAAGCGGCCTCACGCGCAGGTCGAATGCGACGCCCAGGCGTCGCGGCGCCGTGCCGTCCATGCTGGCCGTCCAAAGCTCTGCCGGCGTGTCCGGTGCGGGGGCCGGCGTTTCAGGCGGCAGGACGGTGTAGGCGAAGGCTCGTCCATCGGGCGAGGCGGAGGCAATCATTCCGTATTCGGGGGCGTGGGGGACCCGGAGCAACCTGCTGCGGCGGGACGGCCGCGCCGGGTCGACGCGATAGACCGTATCCGCGCTCGGGCCGAACTCGGCGAGGACCAGGTACTCGGCTGCTCCTGGAACCGGCGCCGGTGAGGGGGAACGCAGCAAGTCGAGGACGAGGAGAAGGACGCCCGCAAAGACGAAAATCAGGCCGAGTGCGCCGGCGAGGCGGAGCGGCGGGAAAGTTGGGGCGCTGCGGGGAAGGGCCGCGGCCTTCGAGTAGTGAAGGAGCGGCCGTCTTGCTCTAGTTGCCATCGTTGCCTGTCAGGCCAGGGCCCGTACGCTCCTTCGACCGGCTCTAGCCGAGCCTCCCCTCGAAGGGGCGAATGCGGACCAACACCCCGCCTTGCTGGCGCGCTCAGGCCTCAGGACCCGATGGTTGTGGCGCCTCCCATGCCTTCTTGACGTGTCGAACGACGTACCACGCCACTAATACCACAAGCAGAGCCGCTGTGGGAATCTCGATAGGACGCATCCAGTCGCGGATATCGGCCCAGTTTTCGCCCAACTCGTAGCCGATCACGGCCAGCAGGAGCGACCAGATGAAGGAGCCA
Above is a genomic segment from Dehalococcoidia bacterium containing:
- a CDS encoding alpha/beta fold hydrolase, with protein sequence MAEAQELAIASVRGPVRALFHPPAENGAVVVCVGGFDGGFDGPADGLFPALAEDLAPHGIGVLRVDFRDRRAPGIVANGATDVLAAVEEMKRRGVRRFGLVGHSFGGAVMIRVGAFTPEVKTVVTLSTQTAGALDAPKLAPRSILLIHGLDDVRLPPDCSRYIYAIAKEPKRLVLLPGARHSLRQAAGDVRRLVGEWLITELK